The DNA segment GGTCCTGGGTTCCCGCAGGGTCCTGGGTTCCCGCAGGGTTCCGGGTTCCGGCAGGGGTTCCCGCAGGGTCCTGGGCGGCGGCCTGGAATCACCAACAAGGTCTGAAATAGCGTCACTTGCAGGAGAGTTCCGACTTCCGCCGGCCCCTGGAATCCGGCGCGCAAAGCTTTGCGCAATGGCTATGCGCGGGCGCCTCGGGCCGCTAGCTTGTGGGCACCTGGGCAGGTCGACGGCGACCTGTACCGAGGAAAGCCGAGGAAAGGGGCGGATCGTGGGACGTCTGCGTTTCCCTGTCAGGGCCTCCGTCGTCACCATGGCGGGCATGGCCCTGCTGGTGACCGGGTGCACGTCGACCAAGAGTGGCGGAGCGGACAAGGGCGACCAGGCAGGCGGCGAGATCACCGTCGGGCTGGTCACCAAGACGAACAGCAACCCGTACTTCGTCAAACTGCGCGACTCGGCGAAGGCCGAGGCAGGCAAGCGGGGTGCCCGGCTGATAGCCCTCGCGGGCAAGTTCGACGGCGACAACGAGGGGCAGGTCGACGCGATCAACAACCTGGTCGCGCAGCACGTCAAGGGCATCCTGATCACCCCGAGCAACTCCAGCGGCATCCTCGGCGCCATCAAGGCGGCCCGCGCCAAGGGCATCGTGGTGATCGCCCTGGACACCGCGACGGACCCGGCCGACGCCGTGGACGCGACGATCGCCACCGACAACAAGGCGGCCGGCGTCGCGCAGGGCTCGTACGTCAAGGCCGCGCTCGGGCACCGGAAGCCCGATGTCGTCCTGCTGGACGGCACGCCCGGCTCGACCGTCGACGAGCTGCGGCACGCCGGATTCCTGCAGGGGATGGGGCTCAGCAAGGGTTCCCCGGAGATCAAGGGCACCGCCGTCACCAACGGCGACCAGACCAAGGCCCAGACCGCGATGGAGAACCTCTACCAGCGCGACCGGAACGTGAACGCCGTCTACACGCTCAACGAGCCGGCCGCCGCCGGTGCCTCCGAGGCCCTGGGCGGCAAGAAGGACGTGGTCATCGGCTCGATCGACGGTTCCTGCTCGGGCGTACGCAACGTGCGTGACGGGAAGTTCGCCGCGACGGTCATGCAGTTCCCGCGGAAGATGGCCGAGTTGGGCGTGGACGCCGTGGTCGACTACGCCAAGAGCGGGAAGAAGCCCTCGGGCTTCAACGACACCGGCTCCCAGCTGATCACCGACAAGCCGCTGGCGGGACTCGCGTCCAAGGACACCGCCTGGGGCCTGAAGAACTGCTGGGGCTGATCCGTGACCGCCACGCACACTCCCTCCCCCGCGGCGGCGGAGAGCACCGCCGCCGCGTCGCCCCTGAAGGACGCCGCCGTGCGCGCTCTCGGCAACACGGCGGCGGGCCCGCTGGCCGCGCTGATCGTCGCCGTGGCCGTGTTCG comes from the Streptomyces sp. NBC_00820 genome and includes:
- a CDS encoding substrate-binding domain-containing protein, yielding MGRLRFPVRASVVTMAGMALLVTGCTSTKSGGADKGDQAGGEITVGLVTKTNSNPYFVKLRDSAKAEAGKRGARLIALAGKFDGDNEGQVDAINNLVAQHVKGILITPSNSSGILGAIKAARAKGIVVIALDTATDPADAVDATIATDNKAAGVAQGSYVKAALGHRKPDVVLLDGTPGSTVDELRHAGFLQGMGLSKGSPEIKGTAVTNGDQTKAQTAMENLYQRDRNVNAVYTLNEPAAAGASEALGGKKDVVIGSIDGSCSGVRNVRDGKFAATVMQFPRKMAELGVDAVVDYAKSGKKPSGFNDTGSQLITDKPLAGLASKDTAWGLKNCWG